In the genome of Nonomuraea sp. NBC_00507, the window ACGGCCGGGCCGGCTGGGTGTACTCAGCGGTAACTTGAGTATTTCGCCCGATGCGCCGCGCCGACCCGGGAACACACCATGGGCGCATGACGAAGCCCATCCAACCGACGCAGACCACCGCGTTCTACGTCCAGGCGATCCTGTCGTTCGCCGTCTCGCTGACCTCCGTGGTGATCGCCCTGGTCTACCTGCCCGTCGAAGGGTGGATCAGGGCGTTCCTCGGGCTCGGGCTGCTGTACGTGGTCACCTCCACGGTCACGCTCTGCAAGATCGTACGCGACCGGCAGGAGCTGGCCGAGGTGAGCAAGCGCGTCGACCAGGCCAGGCTCGACAAGCTGCTGACCGAGCACGACCCGTTCAAGGTTGACGCCTGACCTGACGACGGCGATCGCCGGCGGGCGGATCCGGGACAGGGACGGCCCTCAGAGGTCGCGTGTCCACCACTGCTCGGTGAGCTCGATCCCGTTCTCCCTCCCCTTCTCCTCCTTCTCCAGCTGGAACCCGGCTGCCTGGTAGATGCGCCGCGCGCTCACCAGGCAGTCGCGCGTCCACAGCGTGATGCGCTTGCAGCCCTCCGCCTTGGCGTGGCGCAGGCACTCCTCCACCAGCCGCCGGCCGAGGCCCATCCCGCGCGCGGACGGCTCGACCAGCAACATCCGCAGCTTGGCCGTCGTGTCGTCCTGACGCACGTAGAACACGCACCCGGCGCGTTCCCCGCCGGCCTCGGCGATCCACCCGGCGTCCTTGGAGAAGTCGAGATCGCCCACGATCTTCGCGACGGTCTGCTCGAACGCGGTGCCCCAGCCGTACTCGCGGCTGTAGAGCTCGCCGTGCCGGTAGACGACCCAGCCCAGATCGCCGGTGCGCGGCGGCCTGATCACGTACGGCTCCCGGCCGGGCTCCGGCGCCAGCAGGCCCCTGATCGTCGCCATGCTCGCCACGAGCCGCTCCTGGTCCCCCTCCGGCAGCCCGGACAGCAGCCGCTCGATCTCCTCGGCCGAGCGCTTGTCGAGCCCCGCGAAGGTGGCCGCGCCCGCGGGCGTGAGGCGCAGGAGCTGCTTGCGCGCGTCGGCGGCGGACCGCTCGCGCTCGACCAGCCCGTCGCTCTCGAACCGGGTCAGGATCCTGCTGAGGTAGCCCGCGTCCAGGCCGAGCAGGGCACGCAGCTCGCCGGTCTCCATCCGCTCGGCGTGCGCGAGCTCGAACAGCACCCGCACTTCGGTCAACGAGTACGGCGAGTCGAGCAGCCCTGACTGCAGGACGCCGATCACCTTCGTATAGAACCGATTGAAGGCTCTTACTTCAGAAACCCTTGCTTCTGTCAATGAACTCACTGTCATAGTCAACCATGGAAGGATCGCCGCTGTGAAGCAGCTGCGCATAGGCGGATACGGCCCAGGCATCGTCACCATCGCCGCGGGTATCAGCCCGGGTCTCACCGAAGTCGCGGCGCCGTCGTTCCTGGCCGCCCACCCCTCGCTGCCGGTGCTGTACGCGGCGAGTGAGCTCGACAGCGGCGTGCTCACCGCCTTCGACGCCCGCGACGGGCTGACACCGCTGGACGAGCGGCCGAGCGAGGGCTCGCTGCCCTGTCACGTGGCCGTCGATCCCACGGGGAGCCTGCTCGCGGCGGCCAACTACGGCGACGGCACGGCGATCATCCAGCGGCTGGACGGGCGGGGCGCGTTCGACGGCGACCCGATCGTGCTGCGCCACAAGGGCTCGGGCCCGGTCGCCGGCCGCCAGGAAGGTCCACACGCCCACCAGGCCGTCTTCCACGACGGCCTGCTGCACGTCTCCGACCTCGGCACGGACGAGATCCGCCGCTACCGCTACGACGGCACGCCGGTGGAGCCGATCGTCCTGCACCCGGGCACCGGCCCGCGGCACTTCGCCTTCGCGGGCTCCCGCCTGTACGTGGCGGGCGAGCTCGACGGCGCCGTCACCCTCATCGACGGCGAGTGGCGCACGGTCGCGCCCGCCTCCCGTCACGAGGGCGAGAACTCCCTGTCCCACCTGCAGCTCGAGGGCGACCTGGTCTATGTGGGCAACCGGGGGCCCAACACGATCTCGGTGCTGCGGGCCGCCGACCTGTCCCTGGTGGCCGAGCTGCCCTCCGGAGGCGACTGGCCCCGGCACTTCGCCATCGACGGCGACCGTCTGTACGTGGCCAATCAGCGCTCGAACGCCGTGACCGTCTTCGCGCTGCGCGACGGCGTCCCGGAGCCGACCGGCGAGGCGTACGAGGTCGAGAGCCCGGCCTGCGTGCTGAGCACGTAGGGGGACACCGCCCTGGCGATCAGGTACGAATCCACCGTCCCCACCGCCACACAACCCAGCCGGACTCGGGGAAATGCTGGGCGAATTCCCTTGGACGCAATATGCCCGTTTTCGGGGACAACGAGCGCGGTGATCCCTATTGTCCCAGCGATGGCCGACACACCCGCGAAATTTCCTCCGTGCGATGTTTGCGTTACGGACCTGGCGTTTGGTCTAGACCACTGGGCGCGCGGACGGGCAGAATGCGAGTCTGAATACTGAGGTTTGGTCCGTGAACCCCATCGGGAGGAACCCGCCATGCGTATTGGAGTGCTCACAGGGGGCGGCGACTGCCCCGGGCTCAACGCCGTGATCAGGGCAGTGGTGCGTAAGGGGGTGAGCGTCTACGGCCACGAGTTCGTCGGCTTCCGCGACGGCTGGCGCGGCCCCCTCGAAGGCGACACGATGCCGCTGGACATCCAGTCCGTGCGCGGCATCCTGCCCCGCGGCGGGACCATCCTGGGCTCCTCCCGGACCAACCCCATCAAGATCGAGGGCGGAGTCGACCGGATCAAGGACAACCTGGCCACCACCGGCGTGGACGCGCTGATCGCCATCGGCGGCGAGGACACCCTCGGCGTCGCCAAGCAGCTCTACGACCGCGGCGTCCACGTCGTGGGCGTGCCCAAGACCATCGACAACGACCTGTCGGGCACCGACTACACCTTCGGCTTCGACACCGCCGTCAACATCGCGACGGAGGCCATCGACCGCCTCCACACCACCGCGGAGTCCCACCACCGCGCCCTCATCTGCGAGGTCATGGGCCGGCACGCGGGCTGGATCGCGCTGCACGCGGGCATGGCGGGCGGCGCCAATGTCATCCTCATCCCGGAGAAGCCGTTCGACATCGACCAGGTCTGCGAATACGTCGAGTCCCGCTTCCGCACCCGCTACTCGCCGATCATCGTGGTCGCCGAGGGCGCGCATCCGATCGAGGGCCAGATGGAGCTGCAGGCCGGCGAGCTCGACGCCTTCGGCCACGTCCGGCTGGGCGGCATCGGCGAGATGCTGGCCAAGGAGATCGAGAAGCGCACCGGCAAGGAGGCGCGCACCACGGTGCTCGGCCACATCCAGCGCGGCGGCACCCCGTCGGCCTACGACCGGGTGCTGGCCACCCGCTTCGGGCTGCAGGCCATCGACGCGGCCCACGAGGGCGACTTCGGCACGATGGTCGCCCTGCGCGGCACCGACATCGTCCGCGTCGGCCTCGACGAGGCCACGGCCGAGCTGAAGACCGTGCCGGTGGAGCGTTATTCCGAGGCCGAGGTCTTCTTCGGTTAGTTGAAAGCGGCTTGCAAGTGGCGCCCGTACCTTTGAGTCAGCGGGGTTTCCGCTACAACCCGCTCAAGGGTACGGCTTGCGCCGCAGCGAGTCGGCGGCCCACCACGCGTCGCAAGCCGTACCCTCTCACCCGGCCGGTCACCGCCGGGGCGTGCCGAAGAGATCGACTTCCGGCGCGCCCTCGTCGCGGTCGCGCAGCCGCTCCCTGAACTCCGCCTCGCTGCGCAGCTCCTTCTCCGAGGGCGACAGGATGACGGTGAGCAGCAGCCCCACGGTGATCACACTGATGCCGACGATCAGCGGCAGCAGGAAGTCGAGGGCTTTCGCGCCGGACAACGGCCCAGCCTCGCCGTGCATCTGCACTGTCATGGAGTACATGCCCGTGTAATGCATGCCGCAGACCGCCACGCCCATGACCAGCGCCGCCGCGCCGATCTTGAGAGCGCCGCTGACCCGCAGCGTGAACCACAGCGCCACCGTCGCCGCCGCGATCGCGATCAGGACCGAGAGCGACACGATGACGGGGTCATAGGTGACGTGGCCGGACATGTTCATGGCGGCCATGCCGAGATAGTGCATGCCGGCCACGCCGCACCCGGTCAGGGTGCCGCCGGCGAGCAGGAACACCAGACGCTCGCCGCCGTACGAGGCGAGAAACAGGCCCATGCCGACGACCACGACCGCGATGAGCGCGGAGGCGGCGGTGAGCAGGACGTCGTAGCGAATGACCGAGCCGCTCACCGAAAAGCCGAGCATCGCGATGAAATGCATGGTCCAGATGCCGGTGCCACCGATCGCGAACGCGGCGCCCACCAGCCAGAACTTGCCCTCGCGCCCGCCCACGAGACGGGCCCGCGAGGTCAGCAGAAGGCCCAGCATCGAACCGATGCTGGACATGATGTACGCGAGCACGGGCGTTAACAGCCCAAAAGTGAAATGGTCGATCGGCGACATACCCCCACCCATCCCCTTACGCACCGATAAGGGAGTATGAGCAGGGTGTCGCCGTCCGCGCAACTACCTTCTGCGTGCCCGCATCGGCGACATTTGCGGCATTTGCTGTATTGGCTGCTGACGGGGTACAGGCGGCGCCGGATAAGTCAGATGTTGCTGCTGGGCGGTGCGTCTGCGCAATTCGAGTTTGGCGACGAGTTCGGCGTCCTCGTGCAGTTCCTCTTCCGACGGGGACAGGATCACCATGAGCAGCATGGTCAGCGTGATCAGGCTGATCACGGTCATGAGCGGGACGAGGAAGTCCAGCGCGTCGGCTCCGGCGACCACACCGGGCGCGGCGTCGACCGTGACGCGCATCGCGTACATGCCGGTGTAGTGCATGCCCGCGACGGCCACGCCCATGACGAGCGCGGCGGCGGTGATCCAGACGGGCTTCTTGACACGCAGCGTGAACCAGAGCGCCACCGTCGCGGCGACCACCGCGATGCCCACGGAGAGCGCCACGACGAGGCGGTCGTAGGAGACGTGGGCGGACATGTTCATCGCGTACATGCCCAGGTAGTGCATGGAGGCCACCCCGAGGCCGGTGAGCAGGCCGCCGCCGAGGAGCGCCAGGATCCGGCCGCGGCCGTACGAGACGAGGAACAGGCCGGTGCCCACGACCACGATCGCCACCACCGCCGAGGCGACGGTGAGCGGCACGTCGTACTTGATCTGGGTGCCCTCCACATCGAAGCCCATCATGGCGATGAAGTGCATGACCCAAATGCCGGTGCCGCCGATGGACACTGCCGCGCCGAGCAGCCAGCGCGCCCGGGTGCCACCCCGGGAGGCATGGGCCTGGGCGGTGAGCCGCAGGCCAAGCATCGACCCCATGCAGGACATCACGTAGGCGAGCACCGGCGTGAGCAGGCCATGGGTGAAATGATTTACAGCGGAGGTCATAGACGGGGTTCCTTGAGTTAGGGGTCCCCGGATTGTGCCATCCGGGATGTCCCTTTCGCATGGATATCAGAACTATCTGTCAAGGTCCCTGTCGGAAACATGAGAGGGTCTCATGGCTATCGAGGTCCCGTTCTGGCGGGCGATCGCGGTCTATCGTGTGGCGTCGCTGGTCTACGCGGCCGTGCTCATGGCGCAGCAGCGCGGCTACGGACAGCCGGTCGCGGGCTGGCTGGTCATCGGCGTGATGGCGCTGTGGACGGCGGGCGCGACGTACGCCTATTCGGTCCCGGTGCTGCGGCGCCGGCCGCTGCTGGTCATGGACCTGCTGGTGACGTTGGCGTGCCTGCTGTCCTCGCCGTACGTGCAGGGCTCCTTACCGGGCGCCGCCGGCACGACGCCGCTCCCCGCGAGCTGGGTGGCGGGGATGATGCCGGTCCCCGCGACCTGGGTGGCCGCCCCCGTGCTCGCCTGGGCCGTCTACGGCGGGCGGCGCGCGGGGGCGGTGGCGGCCGCCGTGGTGGCGGCCGGCGACCTGTGGTTCGTCCGCACGCCCGACGAGTCTGTTGTGATCAACGGGGCGGTCCTGCTGTTCCTCGCGGGCGTCGTGGTCGGCCACGTGGCCCGGCTGGCCAAGCAGGCCGAGGAGCGCATGCAGCGGGCCATCGAGATGGAGGCCGCCCAGCGCGAGCGTGACCGCCTGGCGCGCGACATCCACGACTCGGTCCTGCAGGTCCTGGCGCTGGTTCAGCGGCGCGGGCGGCAGATCGGCGGGGAGGCCGCCGAGTTGGGGCGCCTGGCCGGCGAGCAGGAGGCCGCACTGCGCGAGCTCATCGCCACCCGGCCCGCAGCCCCCGAGGGCACGACCGACCTGCGCTCCCTGCTGCTGCGGTACGTCTCGCCCGAGGTGACGGTCTCCACCCCGGCGACCCCGTTGATCCTGCCGGCCGAGACGGCCAGAGGAGCGGCCGCGGCTGTCAAGGCCGCCCTTGACAACGTGCGCGCGCACTGCGGGCCGCAGGCACGCGCATGGGTGCTGGCCGAGTCGGGCGAGGAGACGGTGACGGTCAGCATTCGAGACGACGGGCCCGGCATCCCGGACGGCCGCCTCGACCAGGCCCGCGCCGACGGCCGCCTGGGGGTGGCGGAATCCATCCGGGGGCGGGTGGCGGAGGTGGGGGGCCAGGTCTCGATCGTCAGCGTCCCCGGGCAGGGCACCGAGGTCGAAATTACCCTCCCGTCCTGACATTCGCCGTCACGGCGCCCCGCCAGCGCCCACCACCGTCGGCGCCCAACACCGTCGGCGCCCAACACCGTCGGGGCCCAACACCGTCGGCGCCCAACACCGTCGAGGCCCCGACGCCGCCGCCTGTACCGGACACCACCTTCGCCCGACACCACCTTCGCCCGACACCGCCGCGCCCACGGCCGCCCGGCCAACGGTGAACTGCGACCGAGCGCACCACCGGCCCGCCATGCCAGCCGGGCGGCCAGCAGGGCCCGCTGCCACGGAGTGTGTGCCGTCACCAGACGCGCTGCCATCAGCCGGCCCCGCCATCGTGCCGGTGCGGGTCGGGCGGCGCAGCCATCACGCGACGCAGCCGGGTAGCATCCCGGCGACCGGGCTCGGCGGCGTCAGCCTGCGATGTCTGCACGTCCGCATCGCGGCCGTCCGGGCGCTTGCCGTCAGGTGGCTGCCACCGAGCGCCACCAGCCCGCCGGGTCGGCCTAGCAGCCAGCAGGGCCCGCTGCCATGGGGTGTGTGCTGTCACCAGACGCGCTGCCCTCAGCTGGCCCCACCATAGGGCCGGTGCGGGTCGGGCGGCGCTCCCATCGGGCGGCGCTCCCATCGGGCGGCGCTCCCATCGGGCGGCGCAGCCATCGGGCGGCGCAGCCATCGGGCGGCGCAGCCATCGGGCGGCGCAGCCATCGGGCGGCGCAGCCATCGGGCGGCGCAGCCATCGGGCAGCGCAGCCATCACGCGGCGCAGCCATCGGGCCGGTGCGGGTCGGTCGGCGGGCGGTGGCGGTTTAGAGTTGCGGCATGGTGCGGGTCATGGTGGTGGACGACCATCCCATGTGGCGCGACGGGGTCGCCAGAGACCTCGCCGAGGCGGGCTACGAGGTCGTGGCCGCCGTCGGGGAAGGCCGGCAGGCGATACGCGCGGCCGCGGCGGTGCGGCCCGACGTCGTCGTGCTTGATCTGCGACTGCCCGACATGCCGGGTGCGGTGGTGGCCGCCGGGCTGGCCGAGGTGGAGCCGCCGCCTCGCGTGCTGGTGTTGTCGGCCAGCGCCGAGCAGGACGACGTGCTGGAGGCGGTCAAGGCGGGCGCGTCCGGATATCTGGTGAAGTCGGCCAGCAGGGAGGAGTTCCTTGACGCGGTCCGCCGTACCGCCGAGGGCGACGCCGTCTTCACCCCCGGCCTCGCCGGACTCGTGCTCGGCGAATACCGGCGGCTGGCCGCGCAGGACGTGCCGAATGACGGGTCGGCCGAGAGGCCGCGCCTGACCGACCGGGAGACCGAGGTCCTGAGGCTGGTCGCCAAGGGGTTGTCGTACAGGCAGATCGCCGACCGCCTGGTGCTCTCCCACCGCACCGTGCAGAACCACGTGCAGAACACCCTCCGCAAGCTCCAGCTCCACAACCGTGTGGAGCTGGTGCGATATGCGATCGAGCAAGGACTGGACGCGGACTAAACTCAAGAGGGCTCGGCGTTGCCTTCAACACGTGCCCGTTCCCCGTCTTCCCGGAGGTTCCACCATGACGATGTCCGCCCTGGGCGAGCCGTGCGTTCTGCTCAAGCTGGGCGAGATCGTCCTCAAGGGCAAGAACCGCGAGGTGTTCGAGCGGCGCTTGATCGCCAACATCCGCGACGCGCTGCAGAGCCTCGACATCAAGGTCGACGTGCGCAAGCGGCACGGCGTCTTCGCGATCTTCCTGCCCCAGGGCGCCACCGCCGAGCAGGCCGAGGCCGTGGCCCAGCGGGTCGCCGACGTGCCCGGGCTGGTCTGGATCCACCGCGCCTGGCGGGTCGCCAAGGACCCCGACGCCGTGCTCAAGGCCGGCCTGGAGCTGGTGGGCGAGAGCGAGGAGGTCAAGCGGGGCGCCCGTTTCGCGGTCCGCTCCCGCCGCCGCGACAAGCGCTTCCCCCTGCGCTCCAACGAGCTCGACCGGCTCGTCGGCGGCGCGATCAACGACGAATACGGCCTGCCGGTCGATCTGAAGAACCCTGAGCTGACCGTCTTCATCGAGGTCGACAGGGACGAGGTGTTCGTCTTCACCGGCGGCATCCCCGGCCAGGGCGGCCTGCCGGTCGGCAGCAGCGGCAGGGCTCTGGTGCTCATGTCGGGCGGCATCGACTCGCCGGTGGCGGCCTACCGGATGATGCGGCGCGGCCTGCACGTCGACTTCCTGCACTTCTCCGGCATCCCGTTCACCACGTCCGAGTCGATCTACAAGGCGTACGCGCTGGTCAGGAAGCTCGACAGGTTCCAGGGCAAGTCGCGGCTGTGGGTGGTGCCGTTCGGCAAGGCGCAGCAGTCGATCCGCACCTCGGGCCAGGACCGGCTGGCCGTGATCGCGCAGCGGCGGCTCATGCTCAAGACGGCCGAGGAGGTCGCCCACCGCATCCACGCCGCCGCGCTGATCACCGGCGACGCGCTCGGCCAGGTCTCCTCGCAGACCCTGACCAACATCACCGCCCAGGACAACGCGGTGGACCTGCCGATCCTGCGGCCGCTGGTGGGCTGGGACAAGACCGAGATCATGGCCGAGGCCCGGCGCATCGGCACGCTGGAGATCTCCGAGCTGCCCGATGAGGACTGCTGCTCGTTGCTGGCTCCCAAGCGCGCCGAGACGCGGGCCAGGATCGAGGACCTCAAGCAGATCGAGAAACGGCTCGACGCCGAAGAGCTCTGCGTGCAGCTCGCCGACTCGATCCAGGAATACACGCTCTAGCCGGCCACACTGCTTTCGTCACGTCGGGACCTTTCGGGCCACCAGTTGAGGGGCCCTGCCAGGCGCATGAGAGCCGGCACGAGCACCGCCCTGATCACGGTCGCGTCCACCAGCACGGCCACGGCCATGCCGACGCCCAGCATCTGCACGAACGTCACCCGCGCGGTGGCGTACGCGGCGAAGGTGAGCGCCAGGATGCCGCCGGCCGCCGTGATCAGGGGCGCGCCCCGCTGCAGGCCGGTGGCCACGGCCTCCTCGGTGTCGCCGGTCCTGTCGTACTCCTCCTTGATGCGCGACAGCAGGAACACCTCGTAGTCCATGGACAGGCCGTAGGCCACGCAGAGCATGAGGATGGGGATGCTCGGGTCGAGCGTGCCCGTCGGGGTGAAGCCGAGCAGGCCTGACAGGTTGCCGTCCTGGAAGATCCAGACGATGGCGCCGAACATGACGCCGAGGCTGAGGACGTTGAGCAGGGTCGCCTTGATCGGAAGGATCAGGCTGCGCGTCATCAGGAGCAGGACGACGAACGTCACGCCCAGCATGAGCGCGAGCACCAGCGGCAGCCGGTCCACGACCGAGGCCCGGTAGTCGGACAGCTCGGCGGGGTAGCCGCCGACCAGCACGCCGAAGGGCGCTTCCACCGCGCGGACGGCCTCGACGAGCCGTACGGGGTCGTCGGCCAGGGCGGCGGCGGACGGGACCACCGACAGCCACGTGCCCTCCCCCTGGAACCT includes:
- a CDS encoding YiaA/YiaB family inner membrane protein; translated protein: MTKPIQPTQTTAFYVQAILSFAVSLTSVVIALVYLPVEGWIRAFLGLGLLYVVTSTVTLCKIVRDRQELAEVSKRVDQARLDKLLTEHDPFKVDA
- a CDS encoding bifunctional helix-turn-helix transcriptional regulator/GNAT family N-acetyltransferase → MIGVLQSGLLDSPYSLTEVRVLFELAHAERMETGELRALLGLDAGYLSRILTRFESDGLVERERSAADARKQLLRLTPAGAATFAGLDKRSAEEIERLLSGLPEGDQERLVASMATIRGLLAPEPGREPYVIRPPRTGDLGWVVYRHGELYSREYGWGTAFEQTVAKIVGDLDFSKDAGWIAEAGGERAGCVFYVRQDDTTAKLRMLLVEPSARGMGLGRRLVEECLRHAKAEGCKRITLWTRDCLVSARRIYQAAGFQLEKEEKGRENGIELTEQWWTRDL
- a CDS encoding lactonase family protein codes for the protein MKQLRIGGYGPGIVTIAAGISPGLTEVAAPSFLAAHPSLPVLYAASELDSGVLTAFDARDGLTPLDERPSEGSLPCHVAVDPTGSLLAAANYGDGTAIIQRLDGRGAFDGDPIVLRHKGSGPVAGRQEGPHAHQAVFHDGLLHVSDLGTDEIRRYRYDGTPVEPIVLHPGTGPRHFAFAGSRLYVAGELDGAVTLIDGEWRTVAPASRHEGENSLSHLQLEGDLVYVGNRGPNTISVLRAADLSLVAELPSGGDWPRHFAIDGDRLYVANQRSNAVTVFALRDGVPEPTGEAYEVESPACVLST
- a CDS encoding 6-phosphofructokinase — encoded protein: MRIGVLTGGGDCPGLNAVIRAVVRKGVSVYGHEFVGFRDGWRGPLEGDTMPLDIQSVRGILPRGGTILGSSRTNPIKIEGGVDRIKDNLATTGVDALIAIGGEDTLGVAKQLYDRGVHVVGVPKTIDNDLSGTDYTFGFDTAVNIATEAIDRLHTTAESHHRALICEVMGRHAGWIALHAGMAGGANVILIPEKPFDIDQVCEYVESRFRTRYSPIIVVAEGAHPIEGQMELQAGELDAFGHVRLGGIGEMLAKEIEKRTGKEARTTVLGHIQRGGTPSAYDRVLATRFGLQAIDAAHEGDFGTMVALRGTDIVRVGLDEATAELKTVPVERYSEAEVFFG
- a CDS encoding MHYT domain-containing protein, whose product is MLGLLLTSRARLVGGREGKFWLVGAAFAIGGTGIWTMHFIAMLGFSVSGSVIRYDVLLTAASALIAVVVVGMGLFLASYGGERLVFLLAGGTLTGCGVAGMHYLGMAAMNMSGHVTYDPVIVSLSVLIAIAAATVALWFTLRVSGALKIGAAALVMGVAVCGMHYTGMYSMTVQMHGEAGPLSGAKALDFLLPLIVGISVITVGLLLTVILSPSEKELRSEAEFRERLRDRDEGAPEVDLFGTPRR
- a CDS encoding MHYT domain-containing protein; the protein is MTSAVNHFTHGLLTPVLAYVMSCMGSMLGLRLTAQAHASRGGTRARWLLGAAVSIGGTGIWVMHFIAMMGFDVEGTQIKYDVPLTVASAVVAIVVVGTGLFLVSYGRGRILALLGGGLLTGLGVASMHYLGMYAMNMSAHVSYDRLVVALSVGIAVVAATVALWFTLRVKKPVWITAAALVMGVAVAGMHYTGMYAMRVTVDAAPGVVAGADALDFLVPLMTVISLITLTMLLMVILSPSEEELHEDAELVAKLELRRRTAQQQHLTYPAPPVPRQQPIQQMPQMSPMRARRR
- the macS gene encoding MacS family sensor histidine kinase — translated: MAIEVPFWRAIAVYRVASLVYAAVLMAQQRGYGQPVAGWLVIGVMALWTAGATYAYSVPVLRRRPLLVMDLLVTLACLLSSPYVQGSLPGAAGTTPLPASWVAGMMPVPATWVAAPVLAWAVYGGRRAGAVAAAVVAAGDLWFVRTPDESVVINGAVLLFLAGVVVGHVARLAKQAEERMQRAIEMEAAQRERDRLARDIHDSVLQVLALVQRRGRQIGGEAAELGRLAGEQEAALRELIATRPAAPEGTTDLRSLLLRYVSPEVTVSTPATPLILPAETARGAAAAVKAALDNVRAHCGPQARAWVLAESGEETVTVSIRDDGPGIPDGRLDQARADGRLGVAESIRGRVAEVGGQVSIVSVPGQGTEVEITLPS
- a CDS encoding response regulator transcription factor, which gives rise to MVRVMVVDDHPMWRDGVARDLAEAGYEVVAAVGEGRQAIRAAAAVRPDVVVLDLRLPDMPGAVVAAGLAEVEPPPRVLVLSASAEQDDVLEAVKAGASGYLVKSASREEFLDAVRRTAEGDAVFTPGLAGLVLGEYRRLAAQDVPNDGSAERPRLTDRETEVLRLVAKGLSYRQIADRLVLSHRTVQNHVQNTLRKLQLHNRVELVRYAIEQGLDAD
- the thiI gene encoding tRNA uracil 4-sulfurtransferase ThiI — translated: MTMSALGEPCVLLKLGEIVLKGKNREVFERRLIANIRDALQSLDIKVDVRKRHGVFAIFLPQGATAEQAEAVAQRVADVPGLVWIHRAWRVAKDPDAVLKAGLELVGESEEVKRGARFAVRSRRRDKRFPLRSNELDRLVGGAINDEYGLPVDLKNPELTVFIEVDRDEVFVFTGGIPGQGGLPVGSSGRALVLMSGGIDSPVAAYRMMRRGLHVDFLHFSGIPFTTSESIYKAYALVRKLDRFQGKSRLWVVPFGKAQQSIRTSGQDRLAVIAQRRLMLKTAEEVAHRIHAAALITGDALGQVSSQTLTNITAQDNAVDLPILRPLVGWDKTEIMAEARRIGTLEISELPDEDCCSLLAPKRAETRARIEDLKQIEKRLDAEELCVQLADSIQEYTL